Proteins encoded by one window of Vampirovibrionales bacterium:
- a CDS encoding N-acetyltransferase, giving the protein MTDIRGEDDPLLMDYCAASATIHTAACVDRPCRIGDYTVINRYAHVMTRAIIGDSCYIGQNVTIGAGVMIGHHVRILNNSMILSGAILENGVYWGPSTVMAPLDRLRANHAPLSRITPTLAREGATIAAHGAIAAGVTLGRFCFIEAGGVVDRNIPDFAVACGNPITLIGWRCECGAPLTFQDDRAACLPCARRYVRESAEKVTLASPPTPGSVERRHPG; this is encoded by the coding sequence ATGACCGATATTCGTGGAGAAGACGATCCCCTCCTGATGGATTATTGCGCGGCCTCGGCGACAATTCATACGGCCGCCTGCGTCGATCGCCCGTGCCGCATCGGCGACTACACCGTCATTAATCGCTATGCGCACGTGATGACCCGCGCGATTATCGGCGATAGCTGCTATATCGGGCAAAACGTCACTATCGGCGCGGGCGTGATGATTGGCCATCATGTTCGCATCCTCAATAACAGTATGATTCTGAGCGGGGCGATTCTGGAAAACGGCGTGTATTGGGGCCCATCTACGGTAATGGCCCCGCTCGATCGCCTGCGGGCCAATCATGCGCCGCTCTCTCGCATTACGCCCACGCTGGCGCGAGAAGGCGCGACGATCGCTGCCCATGGCGCCATCGCTGCCGGCGTCACGCTCGGACGCTTCTGCTTTATCGAGGCGGGCGGCGTGGTCGATAGAAATATCCCCGATTTTGCGGTAGCATGCGGCAATCCGATTACCTTAATCGGCTGGCGTTGCGAATGCGGCGCGCCGTTGACCTTTCAGGACGATCGGGCGGCTTGCCTGCCCTGCGCCCGTCGGTATGTGAGAGAATCCGCCGAAAAGGTGACGCTGGCGAGCCCGCCGACGCCCGGTAGCGTTGAGCGAAGGCATCCGGGTTAG
- a CDS encoding DegT/DnrJ/EryC1/StrS family aminotransferase: MIPIFQITRQYAQFQQAFDDALVAVAASGQYILGPQVSAFEAEAARYLGVRHAIGCASGTDALVLALKALRIGPGDEVITTPFTFIATSEAIVQVGATPVFVDIDPQTFNLDVARIEALITPRTRAILPVHLYGLPADMAALQALAHRHGLWVVEDCAQAMGADVRGQKVGSFGNVGCFSFFPTKNLGAFGDGGLLTTQDDALADRLRMLRVHGSRKRYYHEESGLNSRLDEMQAAVLRVKLPHLDAFNDARRRIAARYSDGLQPLSDWLTRPSAPPDALHAFHQYTIQLRTDDLTARDRLQEALAQAGVGSMIYYPIPLYDQQTHAGLGCDRSHFPVCERLRARVLSLPMFPELTDAEIQQVIDAVTNGIRETVGATASSC, translated from the coding sequence ATGATTCCTATTTTTCAAATCACCCGCCAATATGCGCAGTTTCAGCAGGCCTTTGATGATGCCCTGGTGGCGGTCGCGGCCTCCGGTCAGTATATTCTCGGCCCGCAGGTCAGCGCCTTTGAAGCCGAAGCGGCGCGTTATCTGGGCGTGCGCCATGCGATCGGCTGCGCCAGCGGCACCGATGCGCTGGTGTTGGCGCTCAAGGCCCTGCGCATCGGCCCGGGCGATGAAGTCATTACCACGCCCTTCACCTTTATCGCCACTTCCGAAGCGATTGTGCAGGTGGGGGCGACCCCGGTCTTTGTGGATATCGATCCGCAGACGTTTAATCTGGACGTGGCGCGTATCGAGGCGCTGATCACGCCGCGCACGCGCGCGATTCTGCCGGTTCATCTTTATGGCTTGCCAGCCGATATGGCGGCCCTTCAGGCGTTGGCGCACCGCCATGGCCTGTGGGTGGTGGAAGATTGCGCCCAGGCCATGGGCGCCGACGTTCGCGGGCAAAAGGTCGGGAGTTTTGGCAACGTCGGCTGTTTCAGCTTTTTTCCGACTAAAAATCTCGGAGCCTTCGGTGACGGGGGCTTGCTCACGACGCAGGATGACGCGCTGGCCGATCGCCTGCGCATGCTCCGCGTCCATGGCAGCCGAAAACGCTACTATCACGAAGAATCTGGCCTGAATAGTCGCCTCGATGAAATGCAGGCTGCCGTTTTACGCGTAAAACTGCCTCACCTCGACGCCTTTAACGACGCGCGCCGCCGGATTGCCGCGCGCTATAGCGACGGACTTCAGCCGTTGTCAGACTGGTTGACGAGGCCCAGCGCGCCGCCGGACGCGCTTCATGCGTTTCATCAATACACCATTCAATTGCGCACCGACGATCTCACGGCGCGCGATCGCCTTCAGGAGGCGCTGGCCCAAGCGGGCGTCGGTTCGATGATTTATTACCCCATTCCGCTCTATGACCAGCAAACCCATGCGGGGCTGGGCTGCGATCGATCGCATTTTCCTGTCTGCGAACGCCTGCGCGCGCGCGTGCTGTCCCTGCCGATGTTTCCCGAATTGACGGATGCGGAAATTCAGCAGGTCATTGACGCCGTCACGAATGGTATTCGAGAAACCGTCGGCGCGACGGCCTCTTCCTGTTGA
- the deoC gene encoding deoxyribose-phosphate aldolase: MTLTPEALARVIDHTLLQFDPAEDADAQRRRIEALCREATREGFAAVCVRPVHAAIARRALDALQSSAHLAVVIAFPSERAALRRECAHPTFGGAATADKLAEIAQALADGADELDIVMNLALFQRERAESEWTQTAREWRALTQAAAGRPVKLILETDWHNPDDIAPLCRLAAECGVAMVKTSTGMAIDAPGATPDIIARMGAALAGQSRSVGVKASGGVRSAAQALALLQAGATRLGTSAGPHLLAQLRANASTEAITAAY, translated from the coding sequence ATGACCTTGACGCCTGAAGCTTTGGCGCGCGTCATCGACCATACGCTGCTTCAGTTTGATCCCGCTGAAGACGCCGACGCCCAACGCCGCCGTATTGAAGCCCTTTGCCGTGAAGCGACGCGCGAAGGGTTTGCCGCCGTCTGCGTGCGGCCAGTGCATGCGGCCATCGCCCGCCGGGCTCTTGACGCGCTGCAGTCGTCCGCGCATCTGGCGGTGGTCATTGCGTTTCCTTCCGAGCGGGCGGCCTTGCGGCGCGAATGCGCGCATCCCACGTTTGGCGGCGCCGCGACAGCCGATAAACTGGCCGAAATCGCCCAAGCCCTTGCCGATGGCGCCGATGAGCTGGATATCGTGATGAATCTGGCGCTGTTTCAGCGGGAGCGGGCTGAGAGCGAATGGACGCAGACCGCCCGGGAATGGCGCGCGTTGACCCAGGCTGCGGCGGGTCGGCCCGTCAAGCTGATTCTGGAAACCGATTGGCACAATCCTGACGATATTGCGCCCTTGTGCCGCCTGGCCGCCGAATGCGGCGTGGCGATGGTCAAAACATCCACCGGCATGGCGATCGACGCGCCCGGCGCGACGCCAGATATCATTGCCCGCATGGGCGCGGCTTTGGCGGGACAGTCGCGTTCGGTCGGCGTTAAAGCCAGCGGCGGCGTTCGCTCGGCGGCCCAAGCCCTTGCCTTGCTGCAAGCCGGCGCCACGCGTCTGGGAACCAGCGCAGGGCCGCATCTGCTTGCGCAGTTGCGCGCCAATGCCAGTACAGAGGCAATCACAGCAGCGTATTAA
- a CDS encoding 2-oxo acid dehydrogenase subunit E2 — MAVQFKLPDIGEGIAEGEIVRWLANVGDCVSEDQPLVEIMTDKVTAEIPSPCAGLITERFGGEGDIVKVGAVILVIDDAQASDGGACAIAAAPPPIAPLPPASSALAAPATRKRARELGVDLARVTGTGPHGRITPQDVERVARRDAEETGAEFKAADRPASAFPEPEKRTPFIGVRRRIAEHLTQAKRTAPHFAYVEETDMTALVAMRRQLKGEADARHVKLTYLPFIIKAVIAGLKAFPILNSALEEPSGEDGRVELVTKYYYHIGVATATEQGLMVPVVKHADRRDVFQLAEAIQDLSNRAKTGRLKPEEAGGGTFTITSIGSIGGLFGIPIINAPEVGILGVNKIAPRPVVRDGAIVIREMMHLSMCGDHRVVDGAEAAQFMKIVIESLENPARLLL; from the coding sequence ATGGCCGTGCAATTCAAGCTGCCCGATATAGGCGAAGGCATTGCGGAAGGCGAAATCGTCCGTTGGCTGGCCAACGTAGGCGATTGCGTCAGCGAAGATCAGCCGCTGGTTGAAATTATGACCGACAAGGTGACGGCCGAAATCCCCTCGCCTTGTGCAGGCTTGATTACCGAGCGCTTTGGCGGCGAAGGCGATATCGTCAAAGTCGGCGCCGTGATTCTGGTCATTGACGACGCGCAGGCCTCTGACGGCGGCGCCTGCGCCATCGCCGCGGCCCCGCCGCCAATTGCGCCGCTGCCGCCCGCTTCTTCCGCGCTGGCGGCGCCCGCCACGCGCAAGCGCGCCCGCGAACTCGGCGTGGATCTGGCCCGCGTCACCGGCACGGGCCCCCATGGGCGCATCACCCCGCAAGACGTTGAACGCGTGGCCCGCCGCGACGCGGAAGAAACCGGCGCAGAGTTCAAGGCCGCCGACCGCCCGGCCTCCGCTTTTCCAGAGCCTGAAAAACGTACGCCCTTTATCGGCGTGCGCCGCCGCATCGCCGAACATCTGACGCAAGCCAAGCGCACGGCGCCGCACTTCGCCTACGTCGAAGAAACCGACATGACGGCGCTGGTGGCCATGCGCCGCCAGCTCAAAGGCGAGGCCGACGCGCGCCACGTCAAACTGACCTATCTGCCCTTTATCATCAAGGCCGTGATTGCAGGGCTTAAAGCGTTCCCCATTCTCAACAGCGCGCTGGAAGAGCCTTCGGGCGAAGACGGGCGCGTCGAACTGGTCACCAAGTACTATTATCATATTGGCGTGGCAACCGCCACTGAGCAGGGGCTCATGGTCCCGGTCGTCAAGCACGCCGACCGGCGCGACGTGTTTCAACTGGCTGAGGCTATTCAGGACTTGTCGAATCGGGCGAAAACCGGACGCCTGAAACCCGAAGAGGCCGGCGGCGGCACGTTTACGATTACCAGCATCGGCTCTATCGGCGGCTTGTTCGGCATCCCCATTATCAACGCCCCGGAAGTCGGCATTCTCGGCGTCAATAAAATCGCGCCGCGCCCCGTCGTCCGCGACGGCGCCATTGTGATCCGCGAGATGATGCACCTGTCGATGTGCGGCGATCATCGCGTCGTCGATGGCGCCGAAGCCGCCCAATTCATGAAAATCGTCATCGAGTCGCTGGAGAATCCGGCGCGCCTGCTGCTTTAG
- a CDS encoding peroxiredoxin: MAPQIGKPAPEFTTQAYVNGEIKELSLSQYRGKWVVLFFYPLDFTFVCPTEIQGFNERLGDFEKLNAQVLGGSVDSVYSHKAWSEGALGQMKYPLFSDLSHRISRDYGVLVEDKGLSLRGCFIIDPEGVLKSYVVNDLAVGRNVDEIHRLVQAFQSGELCPVGWKPGEKTLGKA; this comes from the coding sequence ATGGCCCCGCAAATCGGCAAGCCCGCCCCCGAATTTACCACCCAGGCCTACGTGAATGGCGAGATTAAAGAGCTTTCTCTCAGCCAGTATCGCGGCAAATGGGTCGTGTTGTTTTTCTACCCGCTGGATTTTACCTTCGTGTGCCCGACCGAAATTCAGGGCTTTAACGAGCGTCTCGGCGACTTCGAGAAGCTCAACGCCCAAGTCCTCGGCGGCAGCGTCGACAGCGTTTATTCCCACAAAGCCTGGAGCGAAGGCGCTTTGGGTCAGATGAAATACCCCTTGTTCTCGGATCTGAGCCACCGCATCAGCCGCGACTACGGCGTGCTGGTCGAAGATAAAGGCCTGAGCCTGCGCGGTTGCTTTATCATCGACCCCGAAGGCGTCCTTAAGAGCTATGTCGTGAACGACTTGGCTGTAGGCCGCAACGTCGACGAGATTCATCGTCTGGTGCAGGCCTTCCAAAGCGGCGAACTCTGCCCGGTCGGCTGGAAGCCCGGCGAAAAAACCCTCGGCAAAGCCTAG
- the crcB gene encoding fluoride efflux transporter CrcB produces MNAVWLLMLGGCAGTLSRYYVGRWAQQAWGAHWPYGTLLVNLCGCLLIGAALAFSEQTRWFPAWARILAVSGFLGALTTFSTLELEALLMARDGQWGRMAAYLGVSVACGLALAWLGYVVSARLIRLSGSA; encoded by the coding sequence ATGAACGCCGTATGGCTTTTAATGCTGGGCGGCTGCGCCGGAACCCTCAGCCGGTATTACGTCGGACGCTGGGCGCAACAGGCGTGGGGCGCCCACTGGCCCTATGGCACGCTTCTTGTGAATCTCTGCGGGTGTCTGCTCATTGGCGCGGCGCTGGCTTTTAGCGAGCAGACGCGCTGGTTTCCCGCGTGGGCTCGGATTTTGGCCGTCAGCGGCTTTTTGGGCGCACTGACGACATTCTCGACCCTGGAGCTGGAAGCCCTGCTGATGGCGCGCGATGGGCAGTGGGGGCGGATGGCCGCGTACCTGGGCGTCAGCGTCGCGTGCGGTCTGGCGCTGGCCTGGCTGGGATATGTTGTCAGCGCCCGGCTCATTCGCCTTTCCGGCAGCGCCTGA